In Prunus dulcis chromosome 1, ALMONDv2, whole genome shotgun sequence, the following are encoded in one genomic region:
- the LOC117632260 gene encoding potassium transporter 6-like isoform X2 yields the protein MDPETGIYKNHVKKESWRTILTLAYQSLGVVYGDLSTSPLYVYKSTFAEDIEHSETNEEIFGVLSFVFWTLTLVPLLKYVFIVLKADDNGEGGTFALYSLLCRHARVSSLPNCQLADEELTDYKKENTGSSLQSSFGTRLKSTLERHRVLQRFLLVLALIGTCMVIGDGVLTPSISGLEFSMSEKHHKYVEVPIACIILIGLFALQHYGTHRVGFLFAPIVLTWLLCISAIGLYNILHFNPSVYKALSPHYMYKFLKKTQKGGWMSLGGILLCITGSEAMFADLGHFSQLSIKIAFTSLVYPALVLAYMGQAAYISSHHTVGSNPKIGFYVSVPEKLRWPVLVIAVLAAIVGSQAIITGTFSIIKQCSSLDCFPRVKIVHTSSKIHGQIYIPEINWILMVLCLAVTIGFRDTKRMGNASGFAVISVMLVTTCLMSLVIVLCWQQSVFVAICFVIFFGTIEALYFSASLVKFTEGAWVPVALALSFFIVMYVWHYGSIKRYEFELQNKVSINWLLSLGPSLGIVRVRGIGLIHTDLVSGIPAIFSHFVTNLPAFHQVLVFLCIKSVPVPHVRPEERFLVGRIGPKEYRLYRCIVRYGYRDVHKDDMEFENDLMCSIAEFIRSGSPESNVTSEDLGKEDDKMTVVGTRSTHADGIQMSEHSSEMNESVHREIRSPPPTQRRKKVRFIVPESPKINMGTREELQELMEAREAGIAYILGNTYMNAKKGSSWMRRFAIDYGYEFLRRNSRTSSYALSVPHASTLEVGMIYHV from the exons ATGGATCCGGAAACAGggatttataaaaatcatgTAAAG AAAGAATCATGGAGAACAATTCTGACTCTGGCTTATCAGAGTCTTGGTGTTGTCTATGGGGATTTGAGCACTTCACCTTTGTACGTGTACAAGAGCACATTTGCTGAAGATATTGAACACTCAGAAACCAATGAAGAGATTTTTGGCGTCTTGTCCTTCGTATTCTGGACCCTCACTCTGGTTCCACTTCTCAAATATGTGTTTATTGTGCTCAAAGCCGATGATAATGGCGAAGGAGGGACATTTGCTTTGTACTCGTTGCTATGTCGTCACGCCAGAGTGAGTTCGTTGCCCAATTGCCAATTGGCTGACGAGGAGCTCACTGATTACAAGAAGGAAAACACTGGCTCGTCGCTACAATCCAGTTTCGGGACGAGGTTGAAGTCCACTTTGGAGAGGCATAGGGTGTTGCAGAGATTTTTGCTTGTTCTGGCCTTGATTGGCACTTGCATGGTGATTGGTGATGGTGTCCTCACACCATCTATTTCTG GGCTGGAGTTTTCTATGTCCGAAAAGCATCACAAAT aTGTAGAAGTTCCAATTGCATGCATCATTCTGATAGGCCTGTTTGCACTTCAGCATTATGGAACTCATAGGGTTGGGTTCTTGTTTGCTCCTATAGTTCTGACATGGCTTCTGTGCATTAGTGCAATTGGTCTTTATAATATACTTCACTTCAATCCGAGTGTGTACAAAGCACTTTCTCCACACTATatgtacaaatttttaaagaaaactCAGAAAGGAGGCTGGATGTCCCTGGGTGGAATCTTGTTGTGTATAACAG GTTCAGAAGCCATGTTTGCTGATCTTGGACACTTTTCACAATTGTCAATcaag ATTGCTTTCACCTCTTTGGTTTATCCAGCTTTGGTTTTAGCATACATGGGACAAGCTGCCTATATATCTTCACATCACACTGTTGGAAGTAATCCTAAGATTGGATTTTACGTATCTGTACCAG AGAAATTGAGATGGCCTGTTCTGGTAATAGCTGTACTTGCTGCCATAGTAGGAAGCCAGGCTATCATCACTGGAACTTTCTCAATCATCAAGCAATGTTCTTCTCTGGATTGCTTCCCAAGAGTCAAAATAGTCCATACATCATCCAAAATCCATGGTCAAATTTATATCCCCGAAATCAATTGGATCTTGATGGTGTTATGTTTGGCTGTTACTATTGGTTTCAGAGACACAAAGCGTATGGGTAATGCTTCAG GTTTTGCAGTTATCTCTGTGATGCTGGTCACCACCTGCTTAATGTCCCTAGTTATTGTCCTATGCTGGCAGCAGAGTGTCTTTGTTGCAATTTGCTTTGTGATCTTTTTTGGCACAATCGAAGCTCTTTACTTCTCTGCTTCTCTTGTTAAGTTCACTGAAGGAGCCTGGGTTCCTGTTGCTCttgctctctctttcttcattGTCATGTATGTTTGGCACTATGGCTCAATCAAAAGGTATGAGTTCGAATTACAAAACAAGGTCTCCATTAACTGGTTGCTCAGCCTTGGTCCCAGCCTTGGAATTGTACGAGTTCGTGGGATTGGCCTCATACACACTGACCTTGTATCTGGAATTCCTGCAATCTTCTCCCACTTTGTGACCAACCTTCCAGCCTTTCACCAGGTCCTAGTTTTCCTCTGCATCAAATCTGTCCCAGTTCCCCATGTTAGACCTGAGGAACGGTTTCTAGTGGGCCGAATTGGCCCTAAAGAGTACCGTCTCTATAGGTGCATTGTGAGATATGGATATCGTGATGTTCACAAAGATGACATGGAATTTGAGAATGATCTCATGTGTAGTATAGCAGAGTTCATACGCTCAGGAAGCCCTGAATCCAATGTTACAAGTGAAGATTTGGGGAAGGAAGATGATAAAATGACAGTTGTTGGGACACGTTCTACTCATGCAGATGGGATTCAGATGAGTGAGCATAGCAGTGAAATGAACGAATCAGTGCATAGAGAAATAAGGTCACCACCCCCGACACAACGAAGGAAGAAGGTAAGATTCATCGTTCCAGAGAGTCCGAAGATCAACATGGGTACAAGGGAGGAATTGCAGGAGCTAATGGAAGCTAGGGAAGCCGGCATTGCATACATACTTGGGAACACATACATGAATGCGAAGAAAGGATCTAGTTGGATGAGGAGGTTTGCAATCGACTACGGATATGAATTCTTGAGGAGGAATAGCAGGACATCCAGCTATGCACTTAGCGTACCACATGCATCTACTCTGGAGGTGGGCATGATCTACcatgtttga
- the LOC117632260 gene encoding potassium transporter 6-like isoform X1, with the protein MDPETGIYKNHVKKESWRTILTLAYQSLGVVYGDLSTSPLYVYKSTFAEDIEHSETNEEIFGVLSFVFWTLTLVPLLKYVFIVLKADDNGEGGTFALYSLLCRHARVSSLPNCQLADEELTDYKKENTGSSLQSSFGTRLKSTLERHRVLQRFLLVLALIGTCMVIGDGVLTPSISVFSAVSGLEFSMSEKHHKYVEVPIACIILIGLFALQHYGTHRVGFLFAPIVLTWLLCISAIGLYNILHFNPSVYKALSPHYMYKFLKKTQKGGWMSLGGILLCITGSEAMFADLGHFSQLSIKIAFTSLVYPALVLAYMGQAAYISSHHTVGSNPKIGFYVSVPEKLRWPVLVIAVLAAIVGSQAIITGTFSIIKQCSSLDCFPRVKIVHTSSKIHGQIYIPEINWILMVLCLAVTIGFRDTKRMGNASGFAVISVMLVTTCLMSLVIVLCWQQSVFVAICFVIFFGTIEALYFSASLVKFTEGAWVPVALALSFFIVMYVWHYGSIKRYEFELQNKVSINWLLSLGPSLGIVRVRGIGLIHTDLVSGIPAIFSHFVTNLPAFHQVLVFLCIKSVPVPHVRPEERFLVGRIGPKEYRLYRCIVRYGYRDVHKDDMEFENDLMCSIAEFIRSGSPESNVTSEDLGKEDDKMTVVGTRSTHADGIQMSEHSSEMNESVHREIRSPPPTQRRKKVRFIVPESPKINMGTREELQELMEAREAGIAYILGNTYMNAKKGSSWMRRFAIDYGYEFLRRNSRTSSYALSVPHASTLEVGMIYHV; encoded by the exons ATGGATCCGGAAACAGggatttataaaaatcatgTAAAG AAAGAATCATGGAGAACAATTCTGACTCTGGCTTATCAGAGTCTTGGTGTTGTCTATGGGGATTTGAGCACTTCACCTTTGTACGTGTACAAGAGCACATTTGCTGAAGATATTGAACACTCAGAAACCAATGAAGAGATTTTTGGCGTCTTGTCCTTCGTATTCTGGACCCTCACTCTGGTTCCACTTCTCAAATATGTGTTTATTGTGCTCAAAGCCGATGATAATGGCGAAGGAGGGACATTTGCTTTGTACTCGTTGCTATGTCGTCACGCCAGAGTGAGTTCGTTGCCCAATTGCCAATTGGCTGACGAGGAGCTCACTGATTACAAGAAGGAAAACACTGGCTCGTCGCTACAATCCAGTTTCGGGACGAGGTTGAAGTCCACTTTGGAGAGGCATAGGGTGTTGCAGAGATTTTTGCTTGTTCTGGCCTTGATTGGCACTTGCATGGTGATTGGTGATGGTGTCCTCACACCATCTATTTCTG TATTTTCTGCGGTTTCAGGGCTGGAGTTTTCTATGTCCGAAAAGCATCACAAAT aTGTAGAAGTTCCAATTGCATGCATCATTCTGATAGGCCTGTTTGCACTTCAGCATTATGGAACTCATAGGGTTGGGTTCTTGTTTGCTCCTATAGTTCTGACATGGCTTCTGTGCATTAGTGCAATTGGTCTTTATAATATACTTCACTTCAATCCGAGTGTGTACAAAGCACTTTCTCCACACTATatgtacaaatttttaaagaaaactCAGAAAGGAGGCTGGATGTCCCTGGGTGGAATCTTGTTGTGTATAACAG GTTCAGAAGCCATGTTTGCTGATCTTGGACACTTTTCACAATTGTCAATcaag ATTGCTTTCACCTCTTTGGTTTATCCAGCTTTGGTTTTAGCATACATGGGACAAGCTGCCTATATATCTTCACATCACACTGTTGGAAGTAATCCTAAGATTGGATTTTACGTATCTGTACCAG AGAAATTGAGATGGCCTGTTCTGGTAATAGCTGTACTTGCTGCCATAGTAGGAAGCCAGGCTATCATCACTGGAACTTTCTCAATCATCAAGCAATGTTCTTCTCTGGATTGCTTCCCAAGAGTCAAAATAGTCCATACATCATCCAAAATCCATGGTCAAATTTATATCCCCGAAATCAATTGGATCTTGATGGTGTTATGTTTGGCTGTTACTATTGGTTTCAGAGACACAAAGCGTATGGGTAATGCTTCAG GTTTTGCAGTTATCTCTGTGATGCTGGTCACCACCTGCTTAATGTCCCTAGTTATTGTCCTATGCTGGCAGCAGAGTGTCTTTGTTGCAATTTGCTTTGTGATCTTTTTTGGCACAATCGAAGCTCTTTACTTCTCTGCTTCTCTTGTTAAGTTCACTGAAGGAGCCTGGGTTCCTGTTGCTCttgctctctctttcttcattGTCATGTATGTTTGGCACTATGGCTCAATCAAAAGGTATGAGTTCGAATTACAAAACAAGGTCTCCATTAACTGGTTGCTCAGCCTTGGTCCCAGCCTTGGAATTGTACGAGTTCGTGGGATTGGCCTCATACACACTGACCTTGTATCTGGAATTCCTGCAATCTTCTCCCACTTTGTGACCAACCTTCCAGCCTTTCACCAGGTCCTAGTTTTCCTCTGCATCAAATCTGTCCCAGTTCCCCATGTTAGACCTGAGGAACGGTTTCTAGTGGGCCGAATTGGCCCTAAAGAGTACCGTCTCTATAGGTGCATTGTGAGATATGGATATCGTGATGTTCACAAAGATGACATGGAATTTGAGAATGATCTCATGTGTAGTATAGCAGAGTTCATACGCTCAGGAAGCCCTGAATCCAATGTTACAAGTGAAGATTTGGGGAAGGAAGATGATAAAATGACAGTTGTTGGGACACGTTCTACTCATGCAGATGGGATTCAGATGAGTGAGCATAGCAGTGAAATGAACGAATCAGTGCATAGAGAAATAAGGTCACCACCCCCGACACAACGAAGGAAGAAGGTAAGATTCATCGTTCCAGAGAGTCCGAAGATCAACATGGGTACAAGGGAGGAATTGCAGGAGCTAATGGAAGCTAGGGAAGCCGGCATTGCATACATACTTGGGAACACATACATGAATGCGAAGAAAGGATCTAGTTGGATGAGGAGGTTTGCAATCGACTACGGATATGAATTCTTGAGGAGGAATAGCAGGACATCCAGCTATGCACTTAGCGTACCACATGCATCTACTCTGGAGGTGGGCATGATCTACcatgtttga